One Microthrixaceae bacterium genomic region harbors:
- a CDS encoding MarR family transcriptional regulator, with protein MDEDPRAQAVAVGVAEIAALLRVEAQTARNWRTRGVLPEPDWTVSGGPAWSWPRVAAWAMRTGRL; from the coding sequence ATGGACGAGGATCCGCGGGCACAGGCGGTGGCGGTGGGGGTCGCGGAGATAGCGGCGCTGCTCAGGGTGGAGGCCCAGACGGCGCGCAACTGGCGGACGCGGGGTGTGCTCCCTGAGCCGGACTGGACGGTCTCGGGTGGCCCTGCCTGGTCGTGGCCGAGGGTCGCGGCGTGGGCGATGCGGACCGGGCGACTCTGA